From Cellulosimicrobium cellulans, the proteins below share one genomic window:
- a CDS encoding uracil-DNA glycosylase, whose amino-acid sequence MMAPDWAEALAPVEPQLHATGDFLRAEVAAGREYLPAPSAILNAFSRPLADVRVLVVGQDPYPTPGHPMGLSFSVQPHVRPVPRSLQNIFAELADDVGAPTPANGDLTAWSDQGVMLLNRVLTVRPGEPGSHRGQGWEAVTEAAIRALVARDAPLVAILWGRDAATLRPMLGDTPVVASAHPSPLSARRGFFGSRPFSRVNELLVAQGATPVDWTLPTA is encoded by the coding sequence ATCATGGCGCCCGACTGGGCCGAGGCCCTCGCGCCCGTCGAGCCGCAGCTCCACGCGACCGGGGACTTCCTGCGTGCGGAGGTCGCGGCCGGACGCGAGTACCTGCCCGCGCCGTCGGCGATCCTCAACGCGTTCTCGCGGCCGCTCGCGGACGTGCGCGTGCTCGTGGTGGGGCAGGACCCCTACCCCACCCCGGGGCACCCCATGGGGCTGTCGTTCTCGGTGCAGCCGCACGTGCGGCCCGTGCCGCGCTCGCTCCAGAACATCTTCGCCGAGCTCGCGGACGACGTCGGCGCACCGACGCCCGCCAACGGCGACCTCACCGCGTGGAGCGACCAGGGCGTCATGCTCCTCAACAGGGTGCTCACGGTCCGCCCGGGCGAGCCCGGCTCGCACCGCGGCCAGGGCTGGGAGGCCGTCACGGAGGCCGCGATCCGCGCGCTCGTCGCCCGCGACGCCCCGCTCGTCGCGATCCTGTGGGGCCGCGACGCCGCGACGCTGCGCCCGATGCTCGGCGACACCCCCGTCGTCGCGAGCGCCCACCCCAGCCCGCTCTCGGCCCGCCGGGGCTTCTTCGGCTCCCGCCCGTTCTCCCGCGTCAACG